In Vespa velutina chromosome 1, iVesVel2.1, whole genome shotgun sequence, the following proteins share a genomic window:
- the LOC124951544 gene encoding lipoyltransferase 1, mitochondrial isoform X1, giving the protein MSLINKCGNIVIGRALLCCRLKTIDRTKFHLRWSSSSGFNEKHGQNVNNNDIIRKSVFISQSNDVFTNLALEDWLYRNFDFTNHHVLLLWRNDPCVVIGRHQNPWLECDTRITEKHGIALVRRNSGGGTVYHDNGNLNLSFFTPKQRYNRRYNLDIITRALYREWGLKAVVNEREDIVVEGRYKVSFDVSGTAAKLGRPNAYHHCTLLVASNKTLLSMILERKETGIKTNATTSTRSSIKNLTEVNSKVEIDKLIDTLGWEYLRTKPLVLEDGGYDHIQEQKGFQLINPTEDWFPGIDKLREEFCSWEWIYGRTPQFSITKDFDMPAPNGNLYRVNLTLEIQKGIIEEIRMSLPANLASSNLNQNANVFTNLRGMRYDSNIMDNIIALISCKNFAESMSQNTKKTNMVATQ; this is encoded by the exons atgtctctgATCAATAAGTGCGGTAACATCGTCATCGGTAGGGCTTTACTCTGTTGTCGTTTAAAAacaatcgatcgaacgaaattcCACCTAAGATGGTCCTCGTCGTCTGGTTTCAATGAGAAACACGGACAAAACgtcaacaataacgatatcatAAGAAAGTCAGTATTTATATCGCAATCGAATGATGTGTTCACCAATCTGGCATTGGAGGATTGGCTATATCGTAATTTTGACTTCACGAATCATCATGTATTGCTCTTGTGGCGTAATGATCCGTGCGTCGTAATCGGCCGTCATCAAAATCCTTGGCTCGAGTGCGATACGCGTATTACGGAGAAACATGGTATAGCGTTGGTACGTCGTAATAGCGGCGGCGGTACCGTTTATCATGACAACGGCAATCTAAATCTATCATTTTTCACGCCAAAACAAAGATACAACAGGAGATACAATTTGGACATTATTACGAGAGCATTATATCGTGAATGGGGATTGAAAGCTGTTGTAAACGAACGTGAGGATATTGTCGTCGAGGGACGATATAAAGTATCCTTTGAT GTATCTGGTACAGCGGCCAAATTAGGACGACCCAATGCTTATCATCATTGTACGCTCTTAGTTGCATCTAATAAAACATTGTTGAGTATGATCCTTGAAAGgaaagag ACTGGAATTAAAACGAACGCTACAACGTCTACCCGTTCCTCTATAAAGAATTTAACGGAAGTTAATTCGAAGGTAGAAATAGATAAACTGATAGATACCCTAGGTTGGGAATATTTACGTACAAAACCACTTGTCCTCGAAGACGGTGGTTATGATCATATACAAGAACAAAAAGGATTTCAATTGATTAATCCCACCGAGGATTGGTTCCCag GTATAGACAAATTGAGGGAAGAATTTTGTTCGTGGGAATGGATATACGGAAGGACACCACAATTTTCGATAACGAAAGATTTCGATATGCCAGCACCAAATGGTAATCTTTATCGGGTTAATTTGACATTGGAGATACAAAAGGGTATAATAGAAGAAATTAGAATGAGTTTGCCGGCCAATTTGGCTTCATCCAATTTAAATCAAAACGCTAACGTATTTACAAATCTACGAGGCATGAGATACGATAGCAACATTATGGACAATATAATCGCATTGATTAGTTGCAAGAATTTCGCTGAGAGCATGTCGCAGAAtacaaaaaagacaaatatggTCGCGACTCAATGA
- the LOC124951544 gene encoding lipoyltransferase 1, mitochondrial isoform X3: MSLINKCGNIVIGRALLCCRLKTIDRTKFHLRWSSSSGFNEKHGQNVNNNDIIRKSVFISQSNDVFTNLALEDWLYRNFDFTNHHVLLLWRNDPCVVIGRHQNPWLECDTRITEKHGIALVRRNSGGGTVYHDNGNLNLSFFTPKQRYNRRYNLDIITRALYREWGLKAVVNEREDIVVEGRYKVSFDTGIKTNATTSTRSSIKNLTEVNSKVEIDKLIDTLGWEYLRTKPLVLEDGGYDHIQEQKGFQLINPTEDWFPGIDKLREEFCSWEWIYGRTPQFSITKDFDMPAPNGNLYRVNLTLEIQKGIIEEIRMSLPANLASSNLNQNANVFTNLRGMRYDSNIMDNIIALISCKNFAESMSQNTKKTNMVATQ; the protein is encoded by the exons atgtctctgATCAATAAGTGCGGTAACATCGTCATCGGTAGGGCTTTACTCTGTTGTCGTTTAAAAacaatcgatcgaacgaaattcCACCTAAGATGGTCCTCGTCGTCTGGTTTCAATGAGAAACACGGACAAAACgtcaacaataacgatatcatAAGAAAGTCAGTATTTATATCGCAATCGAATGATGTGTTCACCAATCTGGCATTGGAGGATTGGCTATATCGTAATTTTGACTTCACGAATCATCATGTATTGCTCTTGTGGCGTAATGATCCGTGCGTCGTAATCGGCCGTCATCAAAATCCTTGGCTCGAGTGCGATACGCGTATTACGGAGAAACATGGTATAGCGTTGGTACGTCGTAATAGCGGCGGCGGTACCGTTTATCATGACAACGGCAATCTAAATCTATCATTTTTCACGCCAAAACAAAGATACAACAGGAGATACAATTTGGACATTATTACGAGAGCATTATATCGTGAATGGGGATTGAAAGCTGTTGTAAACGAACGTGAGGATATTGTCGTCGAGGGACGATATAAAGTATCCTTTGAT ACTGGAATTAAAACGAACGCTACAACGTCTACCCGTTCCTCTATAAAGAATTTAACGGAAGTTAATTCGAAGGTAGAAATAGATAAACTGATAGATACCCTAGGTTGGGAATATTTACGTACAAAACCACTTGTCCTCGAAGACGGTGGTTATGATCATATACAAGAACAAAAAGGATTTCAATTGATTAATCCCACCGAGGATTGGTTCCCag GTATAGACAAATTGAGGGAAGAATTTTGTTCGTGGGAATGGATATACGGAAGGACACCACAATTTTCGATAACGAAAGATTTCGATATGCCAGCACCAAATGGTAATCTTTATCGGGTTAATTTGACATTGGAGATACAAAAGGGTATAATAGAAGAAATTAGAATGAGTTTGCCGGCCAATTTGGCTTCATCCAATTTAAATCAAAACGCTAACGTATTTACAAATCTACGAGGCATGAGATACGATAGCAACATTATGGACAATATAATCGCATTGATTAGTTGCAAGAATTTCGCTGAGAGCATGTCGCAGAAtacaaaaaagacaaatatggTCGCGACTCAATGA
- the LOC124951539 gene encoding LOW QUALITY PROTEIN: leucine-rich repeat-containing protein 19-like (The sequence of the model RefSeq protein was modified relative to this genomic sequence to represent the inferred CDS: inserted 1 base in 1 codon), which produces MNVRIIASSRFLAILVVSIVILKGFVIADYSCSALCDCDIWYELKRASCSGRRLYSIHTGSSDLVQALDLSDNTISSLGNYELAEAGLTNLKYLNLSKNSISDISLEAFSGITELTVLDLSRNYLYYLLPDIFLETKNLRILKLSRNNFNVHVPKLECPWLKELDVHSCQISHIPVDTFAGLTHLRSLDLTNNLMIQLDNVVLKPLQFLRKVSLEGNPWSCNGIMYDLENNLRSRKIEYDLICNKTIKGTKKFEKMMMMKPLIDSKVRTSPTISSKEYTRIKEAMRCDNDLKNTSTSTTNDTQNINNNRYTKISPYWFLIMGFLLGCASSMVVCYVCLLKKFICCSRENDYRDRTTNDDPQRLFLLHNQWHVATEPTFDSSQTISCPGTPPPPYRDVILRPGLYXSRNSNLNNNTAGYGT; this is translated from the exons ATGAACGTCCGAATAATCGCTAGTTCGCGTTTTCTCGCGATCCTCGTAGTCTCGATCGTTATCCTAAAGGGTTTCGTTATTGCCGATTATTCTTGCTCAGCACTGTGCGATTGTGACATTTGGTATGAATTGAAACGTGCCAGTTGCTCCGGACGACGTCTTTACAGTATTCATACCGGTTCATCGGATCTTGTACAAGCTTTGGATTTATCGGACAATACGATATCCTCATTGGGAAATTATGAACTTGCT GAGGCAGGCTTAACCAATTTAAAGTATttgaatttatcgaaaaattcaataaGCGATATTAGCCTGGAAGCTTTCTCCGGTATCACCGAATTGACTGTATTAGATTTATCAaggaattatctttattatctactTCCGGATATCTTTCTTGAGACTAAGAACTTAcgtatattgaaattatcgaGGAACAATTTTAATGTACACGTACCAAAGCTCGAATGTCCATGGTTGAAG GAACTCGATGTGCACTCGTGTCAAATCAGCCACATACCTGTGGACACGTTCGCCGGACTGACTCATCTTCGAAGCCTCGATCTTACAAACAACTTGATGATTCAGCTAGATAACGTTGTCCTGAAGCCCTTACAATTCTTAAGGAAAGTATCATTAGAAGG aAATCCTTGGTCTTGCAACGGTATTATGTACGATCTTGAGAATAATCTTCGTTCGAGGAAGATAGAATACGATCTGATTtgtaataaaacgataaaaggaacgaagaaatttgaaaagatgatgatgatgaagccATTGATCGATTCGAAAGTTCGTACGAGTCCTACGATTTCTTCTAAGGAATACACGAGAATTAAGGAAGCGATGAGATGCgacaatgatttaaaaaatacgtCAACATCAACGACGAACGATACgcaaaatattaacaataatagatACACAAAGATATCGCCATATTGGTTTTTAATAATGGGATTTTTACTTGGTTGTGCCAGCAGTATGGTTGTTTGTTATGTTTgccttttaaaaaaattcatatgcTGTTCCCGTGAAAACGATTATCGTGATCGTACGACTAACGACGATCCACAGAGACTTTTCCTACTTCATAATCAATGGCACGTCGCAACAGAGCCTACGTTCGATTCAAGTCAAACAATATCCTGTCCAGGTACTCCTCCGCCACCGTATCGTGACGTTATTCTACGACCGGGACTTT AGAGCCGCAACTccaatttaaataacaatactGCCGGATACGGTACGTGA
- the LOC124951544 gene encoding lipoyltransferase 1, mitochondrial isoform X2, whose amino-acid sequence MSLINKCGNIVIGRALLCCRLKTIDRTKFHLRWSSSSGFNEKHGQNVNNNDIIRKSVFISQSNDVFTNLALEDWLYRNFDFTNHHVLLLWRNDPCVVIGRHQNPWLECDTRITEKHGIALVRRNSGGGTVYHDNGNLNLSFFTPKQRYNRRYNLDIITRALYREWGLKAVVNEREDIVVEGRYKVSGTAAKLGRPNAYHHCTLLVASNKTLLSMILERKETGIKTNATTSTRSSIKNLTEVNSKVEIDKLIDTLGWEYLRTKPLVLEDGGYDHIQEQKGFQLINPTEDWFPGIDKLREEFCSWEWIYGRTPQFSITKDFDMPAPNGNLYRVNLTLEIQKGIIEEIRMSLPANLASSNLNQNANVFTNLRGMRYDSNIMDNIIALISCKNFAESMSQNTKKTNMVATQ is encoded by the exons atgtctctgATCAATAAGTGCGGTAACATCGTCATCGGTAGGGCTTTACTCTGTTGTCGTTTAAAAacaatcgatcgaacgaaattcCACCTAAGATGGTCCTCGTCGTCTGGTTTCAATGAGAAACACGGACAAAACgtcaacaataacgatatcatAAGAAAGTCAGTATTTATATCGCAATCGAATGATGTGTTCACCAATCTGGCATTGGAGGATTGGCTATATCGTAATTTTGACTTCACGAATCATCATGTATTGCTCTTGTGGCGTAATGATCCGTGCGTCGTAATCGGCCGTCATCAAAATCCTTGGCTCGAGTGCGATACGCGTATTACGGAGAAACATGGTATAGCGTTGGTACGTCGTAATAGCGGCGGCGGTACCGTTTATCATGACAACGGCAATCTAAATCTATCATTTTTCACGCCAAAACAAAGATACAACAGGAGATACAATTTGGACATTATTACGAGAGCATTATATCGTGAATGGGGATTGAAAGCTGTTGTAAACGAACGTGAGGATATTGTCGTCGAGGGACGATATAAA GTATCTGGTACAGCGGCCAAATTAGGACGACCCAATGCTTATCATCATTGTACGCTCTTAGTTGCATCTAATAAAACATTGTTGAGTATGATCCTTGAAAGgaaagag ACTGGAATTAAAACGAACGCTACAACGTCTACCCGTTCCTCTATAAAGAATTTAACGGAAGTTAATTCGAAGGTAGAAATAGATAAACTGATAGATACCCTAGGTTGGGAATATTTACGTACAAAACCACTTGTCCTCGAAGACGGTGGTTATGATCATATACAAGAACAAAAAGGATTTCAATTGATTAATCCCACCGAGGATTGGTTCCCag GTATAGACAAATTGAGGGAAGAATTTTGTTCGTGGGAATGGATATACGGAAGGACACCACAATTTTCGATAACGAAAGATTTCGATATGCCAGCACCAAATGGTAATCTTTATCGGGTTAATTTGACATTGGAGATACAAAAGGGTATAATAGAAGAAATTAGAATGAGTTTGCCGGCCAATTTGGCTTCATCCAATTTAAATCAAAACGCTAACGTATTTACAAATCTACGAGGCATGAGATACGATAGCAACATTATGGACAATATAATCGCATTGATTAGTTGCAAGAATTTCGCTGAGAGCATGTCGCAGAAtacaaaaaagacaaatatggTCGCGACTCAATGA
- the LOC124951553 gene encoding uncharacterized protein LOC124951553, translating into MQKDCRDCLGIRYRINSLDQTWKWLHQTIALHDYLISITASQSDVSRHTIY; encoded by the coding sequence ATGCAAAAGGATTGTCGAGACTGTTTGGGTATCCGATACCGCATCAACAGTCTGGATCAAACGTGGAAGTGGTTACATCAGACCATTGCCCTTCACGACTATCTAATATCCATCACGGCGAGTCAATCCGACGTCTCGAGACATACAATTTATTAG